A portion of the Oncorhynchus gorbuscha isolate QuinsamMale2020 ecotype Even-year linkage group LG19, OgorEven_v1.0, whole genome shotgun sequence genome contains these proteins:
- the LOC124005592 gene encoding V-set and transmembrane domain-containing protein 5-like, which yields MWPLRLWDAQEVALFLSLTLYVCHLAGAISIQSPQQSLTRPVQQDVFFSVDIACVGTPTIQWTFMSGRVSRDIGAWQPGGFTNVSEDYMDRVHTYTNGSMGLSDLRIQDTGFYVITVTELSGSSKDEGFVLKVEEVLYEDLQYLAVFAVGLATLAGFLMVSMWLMDKAYCWIKAWRQRRQMPENDVTDLQPL from the exons ATGTGGCCTTTGCGGCTCTGGGACGCACAGGAAGTCGCTCTTTTCCTCAGCCTCACATTGTATGTGTGCCACCTAG CTGGGGCCATCTCCATACAGTCTCCACAGCAGAGTCTGACCAGGCCTGTTCAACAGGATGTATTTTTCTCTGTAGACATCGCCTGTGTTGGGACTCCCACCATACAGTGGACCTTTATGTCTGGCAGGGTGAGCAGAGACATTGGGGCGTGGCAACCTGGGGGGTTTACCAATGTATCAGAGGACTACATGGACAGAGTCCACACATACACTAATGGATCTATGGGACTGTCGGACCTACGTATTCAGGACACCGGCTTCTACGTGATCACTGTGACTGAACTGTCCGGGAGCAGCAAAGATGAAGGATTTGTCCTGAAGGTGGAAG AGGTCCTGTATGAGGACCTCCAGTACCTGGCAGTGTTTGCTGTAGGGCTGGCCACCCTGGCTGGCTTTCTCATGGTCTCCATGTGGCTCATGGACAAAGCCTACTGCTGGATCAAGGCATGGAGACAGAGGCGGCAGATGCCAG AGAATGATGTAACGGACCTGCAACCTCTCTGA
- the med17 gene encoding mediator of RNA polymerase II transcription subunit 17, with protein sequence MHYRWQHSPRPVVGFQDSTHEEDIAKVALFLTVGLLFAVNMSGSGPAVRVSIESSCEKQVQEVSLDGMETYVPPLSMSQNLAKLAQRIDFGQGSDSDEEGVETEPRDPQEWGKQEPEEDEATVKFQPSLWPWDSVRNNLRSSLTEMCVLYDVLSVVKEKKYMALDPVSQDPSAGKTPQVFQLISKKKSLATAAQLLLKGADKLSKSVAENQENRRQRDFNSELLRLRSQWKLRKVGDKILGDLSYRSAGSLFPHAGTFEVIKNTDIDLDKKLPEDYCPLNVQIPSDLEGSAYIKVSIQKQAPDIGDLGTVSLFRRQPKAKAGTQPWHVKLEAAQNVLLCKEIFAQLSREAVQIKSQIPHIVVKNQIISQPFPGLQLSISLCHSTGEKKNQRASPEKPKPDDHLYVLEHNLHQLMREFHKQTLSSIVMPHPASAPFGHKRQRMAGPMAYDKAEISNLQQNEGLLEKIIKQAKHIFLRSRTARTIDSLASRIEDPQIQAHWSNINDVYESSVKVLITSQGYEQICKSIQLQLNIGVEQIRVVHRDGRVITLSHQEQELQDFLLSQMSQHQVHAVQQLAKVMGWHVLSFSNHVGLGSVESIGNASAITVASSNGEYAISVRNGPESGCKVLVQFPRSQSKELPKSDVIQDGKWNHLRGPYKEVHWSKMEGRNFVYKMELLMAALTPCP encoded by the exons ATGCACTATAGGTGGCAGCATAGCCCACGACCAGTGGTAGGTTTCCAGGACAGTACACACGAAGAAGACATTGCAAAAGTCGCCCTTTTCTTAACG GTGGGACTCCTCTTCGCCGTCAACATGTCGGGTAGTGGTCCAGCAGTGCGTGTCAGCATCGAGTCGTCCTGCGAGAAGCAGGTCCAGGAGGTATCTTTGGATGGCATGGAGACATATGTCCCTCCCTTGTCTATGTCCCAGAACCTGGCCAAGCTAGCCCAGAGGATCGACTTTGGCCAGGGATCAGACTCCGATGAAGAGGGGGTGGAAACAGAGCCCAGGGACCCCCAGGAGTGGGGGAAGCAAGAGCCAGAGGAGGATGAAG cCACAGTGAAGTTCCAGCCGTCCTTGTGGCCCTGGGACTCTGTGCGTAACAACCTCCGcagctccctgacagagatgtgTGTGCTATACGACGTCCTCAGCGTAGTCAAGGAGAAGAAGTACATGGCCCTGGACCCAGTGTCCCAGGACCCCTCAGCCGGAAAG ACGCCACAGGTGTTCCAGCTCATCAGTAAGAAGAAGTCTTTGGCCACAGCAGCTCAGCTGCTCCTGAAGGGGGCAGATAAACTAAGCAAGTCAGTGGCAGAGAAccaggagaacaggagacagagagacttcAACTCAGAGCTGCTGCGGCTCCGCTCGCAGTGGAAACTACGCAAAGTAGGAGACAAGATCCTGGGAGACCTCAGCTACAGGAGTGCAG GATCCTTGTTTCCTCATGCCGGCACCTTTGAGGTGATAAAGAACACGGACATCGACCTGGACAAGAAGCTCCCGGAGGACTACTGTCCACTGAACGTCCAGATCCCCAGTGATCTGGAGGGATCAGCTTACATCAAA GTTTCAATCCAGAAACAAGCCCCTGACATAGGTGACCTAGGCACTGTGAGTCTGTTCAGGAGGCAGCCTAAAGCTAAAGCAGGCACTCAGCCGTGGCATGTGAAGCTGGAAGCTGCCCAGAATGTGCTGCTCTGTAAGGAGATTTTTGCCCAGCTGTCCCGGGAGGCGGTTCAGATCAAGTCCcagatcccccacatcgtagtcaAGAACCAGATCATTTCTCAACCCTTCCCAG GTCTCCAGTTGTCCATTTCTCTGTGTCACTCCACTGGAGAGAAGAAGAACCAGAGGGCGTCACCAGAGAAACCTAAACCTGACGACCACCTCTACGTTTTAGAACACAACCTGCACCAACTCATGAGAGAG TTCCACAAGCAGACCCTGAGTTCGATAGTGATGCCCCATCCGGCTAGTGCCCCCTTTGGGCACAAAAGGCAGCGTATGGCAGGGCCCATGGCCTATGACAAGGCTGAGATCTCCAACTTGCAGCAGAATGAGGGCCTACTGGAGAAGATCATCAAACAGGCCAAACACATCTTCCTACGCAGCAG GACGGCGCGGACCATCGACAGCCTGGCCAGCCGTATAGAAGACCCCCAGATCCAGGCCCACTGGTCCAACATCAACGACGTGTACGAGTCCAGTGTCAAAGTCCTCATCACCTCCCAGGGTTACGAGCAGATCTGCAA gtCTATCCAGCTGCAGCTGAACATAGGGGTTGAGCAGATACGAGTGGTGCACAGGGACGGCCGTGTCATCACACTCTCTCACCAGGAACAGGAGCTGCAGGACTTCCTTCTCTCCCAG ATGTCTCAGCACCAGGTCCATGCGGTACAGCAGCTGGCTAAGGTGATGGGTTGGCATGTTCTGAGCTTCAGTAACCATGTGGGCCTGGGCTCTGTGGAGAGCATCGGTAATGCCTCGGCCATCACCGTCGCCTCCTCCAACGGGGAATACGCCATCTCAG TGCGTAATGGTCCAGAGAGCGGCTGTAAGGTCCTGGTCCAGTTCCCACGCAGCCAGAGCAAGGAGCTGCCCAAGTCTGACGTCATCCAGGATGGGAAGTGGAACCACCTGCGAGGGCCCTACAAGGAGGTCCACTGGAGTAAGATGGAGGGACGCAACTTTGTCTACAAGATGGAGCTTCTCATGGCTGCCCTCACCCCCTGTCCTTAG
- the LOC124005715 gene encoding basic salivary proline-rich protein 1-like isoform X1: MFPLRRLSVKMSPLWTSHLKAGTLIWRAHQHLKTVDQGGAIIKDLGAGEPDAQLCSGSKISPPIWERIMVGSVKGIMEDSLLTLVSLTDITLKDHGLAEEGEMDEVSDQEGIVEKESEWTVLPEEDASLQEEETTPLSCSDAAGVPVVSQHESTGGLPAETQSPDPEVCPQGGGDSSQEGWSQSPDPEVCPQGGADSGQEGWSQSPDPEVCPQGGADSGQEGWSQSPDPEVCPQGGADSGQEGWSQSPEPEVCPQGGADSGQEGWSQSPEPEVCPQGGTDSGQEGWSQSPDPEVCPQGGADSGQDG, from the exons ATGTTCCCTCTCAGGCGCCTCTCTGTGAAGATGTCCCCACTTTGGACAAGCCACTTGAAGGCAGGGACACTGATATGGAGAGCACACCAGCACCTTAAGACAGTTGACCAAGGAGGTGCTATTATTAAGGACCTGGGTGCAGGAGAGCCGGATGCCCAGCTATGTTCAGGGTCAAAGATCAGCCCTCCCATCTGGGAGAGAATAATG GTGGGCAGTGTGAAGGGGATAATGGAAGATTCCTTGCTGACCCTGGTGAGCCTGACAGACATCACATTAAAGGACCACGGACTTgctgaggaaggagagatggatgaggtATCAGACCAAGAAGGCATTGTGGAGAAG GAATCCGAGTGGACAGTGTTGCCAGAGGAGGACGCCAGCCTACAGGAGGAAGAGACAACCCCCCTCTCATGCAG TGATGCTGCTGGAGTTCCAGTCGTGTCCCAGCATGAATCTACAGGAGGCCTTCCAGCAGAAACGCAGAGCCCTGATCCAGAGGTCTGCCCGCAGGGTGGAGGAGATTCAAGCCAAGAGGGATGGAGCCAGAGCCCTGATCCAGAGGTCTGCCCGCAGGGTGGAGCAGATTCAGGCCAAGAGGGATGGAGCCAGAGCCCTGATCCAGAGGTCTGCCCGCAGGGTGGAGCAGATTCAGGCCAAGAGGGATGGAGCCAGAGCCCTGATCCAGAGGTCTGCCCGCAGGGTGGAGCAGATTCAGGCCAAGAGGGATGGAGCCAGAGCCCGGAGCCAGAGGTCTGCCCGCAGGGTGGAGCAGATTCAGGCCAAGAGGGATGGAGCCAGAGCCCGGAGCCAGAGGTCTGCCCGCAGGGTGGAACAGATTCAGGCCAAGAGGGATGGAGCCAGAGCCCTGATCCAGAGGTCTGCCCGCAGGGTGGAGCAGATTCAGGCCAAGATGGCTGA
- the LOC124005715 gene encoding inner centromere protein-like isoform X2: MRYQTKKALWRRNPSGQCCQRRTPAYRRKRQPPSHAVMLLEFQSCPSMNLQEAFQQKRRALIQRSARRVEEIQAKRDGARALIQRSARRVEQIQAKRDGARALIQRSARRVEQIQAKRDGARALIQRSARRVEQIQAKRDGARARSQRSARRVEQIQAKRDGARARSQRSARRVEQIQAKRDGARALIQRSARRVEQIQAKMAEAKANTRAQSETTDQGQHNHQGLV; encoded by the exons atgaggtATCAGACCAAGAAGGCATTGTGGAGAAG GAATCCGAGTGGACAGTGTTGCCAGAGGAGGACGCCAGCCTACAGGAGGAAGAGACAACCCCCCTCTCATGCAG TGATGCTGCTGGAGTTCCAGTCGTGTCCCAGCATGAATCTACAGGAGGCCTTCCAGCAGAAACGCAGAGCCCTGATCCAGAGGTCTGCCCGCAGGGTGGAGGAGATTCAAGCCAAGAGGGATGGAGCCAGAGCCCTGATCCAGAGGTCTGCCCGCAGGGTGGAGCAGATTCAGGCCAAGAGGGATGGAGCCAGAGCCCTGATCCAGAGGTCTGCCCGCAGGGTGGAGCAGATTCAGGCCAAGAGGGATGGAGCCAGAGCCCTGATCCAGAGGTCTGCCCGCAGGGTGGAGCAGATTCAGGCCAAGAGGGATGGAGCCAGAGCCCGGAGCCAGAGGTCTGCCCGCAGGGTGGAGCAGATTCAGGCCAAGAGGGATGGAGCCAGAGCCCGGAGCCAGAGGTCTGCCCGCAGGGTGGAACAGATTCAGGCCAAGAGGGATGGAGCCAGAGCCCTGATCCAGAGGTCTGCCCGCAGGGTGGAGCAGATTCAGGCCAAGATGGCTGAAGCCAAAGCAAACACCAGGGCCCAGTCTGAAACCACAGACCAGGGCCAACACAACCATCAGGGCCTAGTCTGA